A segment of the Candidatus Pelagisphaera phototrophica genome:
CAATGTCCCCCAACAATAAAAGCGAAAGGGAACACTCTTGATAAATATCTCGTACCCGCCCTCCTCTAAGCCTAGCTCCCGCGACATTTGGGAAAATAGGAAAACCTCGAAGGCGATCCAGGTGGAAAGTATTGCCAATCCGGCAATAGGGGCGGTGGTTGAATCCACTAGATAAGCTAGTTTCTCTCGGGAAATCTTCCAGCGATCGGTCAGTTTCCTCATCGTGGAGCCAACCACAATCGTGTTCGAGTAGTCATCGAAAAATATGATGATACCTGAGAGTATCGTTGCCAACTTGGCACTACGGCGACCCCGGGCGACGACGACCAGCTTTTCCGCCATTCCGTGAATACCGCCACTTCGATAAATCACATGTATCATCCCCACCAGAGCGAAGAGGAAGACGAAGATGGAAATATTAAAACTATCAACGAGGTTCTTAATGACGAACGCGTTTATCGCGTTGGGCAGGACAACAAACGGGTTCCATCCGTAAGTCAGAAAGGCTCCGGTCAAAAAAGCGGCAGTGAGGGCCACCACCAAGTTGCGGAAAAACAGAGCAGCGGCGATAGCTACAATGGGCGGAAGGACGCTAAACCATTGGCCGTTAAGGTCCTGGCCCTCAAATGATCTCTGAGGCAGCAGATAAAATACAATACAGGCGAGCCCGACCGAAACTGCAAAGCCGATAAGTCGCTTGGGATTTCTCAAAAGAGTCAGAGAATGACGCATTGGCAGGTGGAAAACTCGAATCGCAGAAACCAACTTAGGCGATTGAACGTCCTGGACTTTGGAATTTAGGACAACTGAGCCTCGCTGATCTGATTGGGTCAATAGAAACTACGTTTGCCCTTCGAGCCATAAAAGTGGAATTTTCTTCTATACTTAAAGACAATCTAGATCCTATTTGCCTTAACATATAACCCCTACGCCTTTCCATTTAAGTTCCCTAAGTTATCAATCAGCCCGTCCAATTCCGTTTCTACGGCAAAGAGGTTCGCATCTTTCCAGGGCTCGAGCAAAACGAGAAGACGGTCCCAATACCCGTCAGTCGATCCCGCCACCGGTCGATTGTAGATGATTATGCTCTTACCTTTCATCATAGGGTTTTCCGCAGCTTTTAGTATAAGCAAGGCGAACATTTCTTGCACCGTTCCAGCCCCGCCAGGGAAAATGACGAACTTATCGGAGTTCTCGATCATGGCCTCCATCCTAGTGTAGATATCGGGAGTCAGCCAGAACGCGGAAAGCCCTTCCGGCAGCCCTTCCAGCTCTATAATATGCGGCACATTGGACCCCGCGACCCATCCCCCAGCTTCGGCAGCGCCCTTGACGACTTCTCCCATGACACCGGTTGTACCGGCTCCTGAAACGCATCCCAGCTTGTTTTCGGCGAGAAGCCTGCCCAATTCGTAGCCTTCGCTCAGATACGATGGATTCTCCATCGAAGCGGAACAGAAAATGCATACGTTCGCTCGATAATCTTCCGGTCTCGGATTGCTGAACGAATCGCTGTGATTGGTCGTCACCTTTTCCCTTCCGACATCGGGCAGCCCTTCCACCCGGACCCGATCTACGCACTTCAGCACTTCGCTGGGAGACTGGGCGATCAACAGAAATTGGCGATAATCTTGCCTAATGGCGCCGATTTCTTGCAGGTTGTCTAAAAGCTCGAGTAGCGGATCCCAGGAATCGTCCGTATTTAAAATCGAGGTCGCTTTGCCAAACAGATGCGGATCCAAGGTCTGGTAGCCTACGAATATGGATACGGCCTTAAACAAGTCTTCTAGAGATGCTCCTGGCATAAACACAAACGCATCGGACTCCTGTATCTTACGCTCGATGTTCGAAAGCGTTATCCTCTGATCTCCATTGGAATTATAAATATCCCACCCGTTGGCGAAAAGGGTGTACAACATCCGCGCTCTAGATTCGCGATTGGCGTCGCACTCGCCTTCGACCGTTCCTGATAATCTTACAATTGGCATATGTTCCTCAGCTATTCTCCCCCTCTAAATTGCAAGTCATTGCGAATTTGACTGCGACCAGTATGCCGGCCGCCGCTAAATACCCGAACGTCCACTCCCATGCCGGAGCAATGGATGTGGTGATGTCCCCATCCGTTATTTTAAAGGAATGAATGATACCTAGGGCCGATAGTCCAGCCGAAGCGACGATCCATCGAATCGCATTCGAAAAATGCCTTTCTATCAAGGCAACCATGAACCCGCAAAGCAGAATGGACGCATAGAGCCAACCTTGCTCCAAGGCAAAGACGCCCTCCGCAAACAGATTCCCTCTGTCCGTCAGATTCGCCAATAGCTCGGAGCTGTATGGTTGGCCCTCTTGGCCGAATCCCACTGTTCCCAATACGCGTTTTACGATCAATGCGCAAAATGCCCCAATGCCCGGAATCATTCCAACTATCACCGCTGGGGCGTGAGCGCGAGGGACTGCTTGAAAGGCCTGCGATCCAATCGTAATCCCGATCCAAATGAGAATCGCCATCCCCGCCTCGATGGGTACGTATTCCGAGAGAAAACCCAGCGATCCCGTAAGGCAAAGCGCAGCCATGAGAACCCCATTGATCAGGGAGTAGCCCGCCCGAGCACCAATCGCTTTCCAACCCGGATGCCCAATGTACAAAGTTGTCGGATACGGAGACCCCAGCGTTCCTGCAATGATTGTCCCCAGCCCATTAACGGCCAGCGACGACTTCGGCGGAAAGTCGTCTCCGGATGCGGCCGCCGACTCCAATGCCTGCATCGACCCAACTACATTGATCAATCCCATCGGTATAATGACCGCGGCGAAGGACGCCATCTGTCCGATCGATAGAAAGGCCTCGAAGCCGAAGAACCACGGCAAATGAAGCCCGAAGTCCAAACTGGACTCTGAAATCCCGCCAATTGGGCTTTTGAAGCCCAGCCAGTGACTGAGCCAAGCGATCAGTATGCCCACAGACAAAACGATTAAACCGCCTGGAATCCCAAAACGCACCCGATCGCTTCCATAATAGAAATACAAAGTGAGAAACAAGGTCGGCAAACCAATCAAAGGAAACTCGTACGCTCGAAACGCATAGTCCGCCGCGATAAAGAAAATTCCAACAACACCCAAAGCGCTGAGCAAAGCCGCTCGCGGGGCCACTCGGCGAATGAGAGGGACGAAATACGAACCGATCAGCTCGATTATGCCAGACCCCACGCAAGCGAGGATTCCCGCTATCCAAGCTAGATGATTCGCCTCTTCAGCACTCGCCCCATTGGTTAACGCAATCTGCTTGGCCGGCAGCATTACATAAAAAGTATAGAAGAAGATCGGTAGCAGATTTATTCCATATGGCAAAGCGCAAATATCGTCGCGTCCAAGACGTTTTGCGAGCGAGCGAGCTTGCCAAGCGTAGAATAGGTTGCCGAACAGAAGCCCCATGGCCATCCCTGGCAAAACTCGAGTTGCGATCAACTCGGTTGAAAATCCCAGTACGGACTGGGAAAGGCTAATGATAAGAAGGAAATTGATCAGGTTGTTCAGACCTAGTCCGAAAAAGCCGTCCCAATCTCCTTTCTCTATCCATTTCATCGGTTCTTTTCACCAGCAAAGTTCGGGCCAAATCTCCCAATCGCTCGATTTCGCAACGAGAGGTTCCACCGGCGCTCCATTAGCACCGAGGTCTCAGTGCGAACGCTCATTATTCGCATCCTAAGGACACTGAGCGCGGAACTTGCTTTAATGTGCGAAGTGAAACGTTTCGTAAGAGGAGACATCGATGGTTTCTTTGCCCTGGGCCTGGATAACTTGGTGATGCTCATCCTCATGAGCAACCTATGCCAAGGATTCCTAGGGTTCTCGCCAGAATTGTTCTTCGGAACGATCCTCCCCGCATCCGCCGTAGGACTTGCGATCGGCAACGTCTACTATTGGCGCCAAGCCCTCCGACTGGCGGAGCGCGAAAACCGTCACGATGTCTGCGCCCTTCCTTACGGAACAAGCATTCTCACCATTATTGCATTCGTTTTCCTGGCTATGTTCCCGGCCCAGCAAATGGCCCTCGCGGAAGGATTGAGCAAGGAGGAGGCCGACCTCGTCGCCTGGCGAGCGGGACTGCTGGCCTGCTTCGGTTCGGGTCTGATCGAATTCTTCGGATCGTTCATCGTGTACAAGCTCAGAGACTTTACTCCGCGGGCCGCGTTGCTTTCGACCCTAGCGGGTATCGGCTTCGCTTTTATCGCGCTCGACTTCGTATTTCGCAGCTACGCCTTTCCACTGATCGGACTTACCACGCTCGGGCTAACTATTATCGTGTATTATGGCGGCGTCCGCTTGAAATTCGGTCTGCCAGCAGGATTGGTCACTCTATTTCTCGGGACGGCGATCGCCTGGGGCCTTTTCTATGCGGGAGAGCCAAGCGTCGTTGCCAAGACGCCTTTTCAAACAAGCGCCTTGGGACTATACATCCCCCTACCGATCGTCGGCGATCTCTGGGCAGCTTTCGAAATGGCGCCGCGCCTCCTCCCCGTCCTCGCCCCGCTCGGCATCATACACCTCGTTCTTTCCTTGCAGATAATCGAATCGGCCGATGCCGCAGGCGATCGCTACCCTGCCAGGTCTTCGTTGGCTATGAATGGCTTAGGGACCGTCGGAGCGGCCCTTTTCGGCTCGCCGTTCCCAACATCCCTCTACATTGGCCACCCAGGGTGGAAAGCGCTCGGGGCGCGAGCCGGCTATTCAGTTTTGAATGCCCTATTCATCGGTGCAGTATGCTTGTCCGGTACCGCGAGCATACTCTTTTACTTCATTCCAATTGAAGCAGGCATGGCGATTCTCATTTGGATTGGCGTTTCAATGATGTCTCAGGCCTTTGAAGTTACCCAAAAAAAGCATGTACCGGCTGTAGTGTTTGGGATAATACCGGTTGTCGGTGCCTACGGGGCACTCATTCTAAAACACGGCCTCGCCACCGCAGGGACTGTGGCGCAGACCAGCTTTTTCAACGAAACCGTCTTGCGCGTTATGGAGAAAAGTCGAACGTTTTTCGGGACCGGAGCCTTCGCCATCGAGCAGGGCTATGTATACACTTCCCTCATCCTGTCCGCTGCCACAGTCTTTGTTATCGAAAAGAAATTCCATTATGCTGCGCTTTGGTTTTTAGCCGCCGCAATCGGATCCGCCACCGGGCTCATGCACCAGTACGAGCTCGCGTTCGCCGACTCCGTTTCCAAGCTGGATATCGATCTAAACCAATGGTTTTGGTCCTACTTAACGATATCCGCCCTCCTCTGGGCCACTCCTTTGATCACTACCGAAAAACAGCCCGAACACCTTTTATGAAACGCCAATCCCAACTGAACGCATTCCTCCAATCGCTCCCGAAAGCAGAGCACCACCTTCACATCGAGGGAGCTTGTCCTTGGGAAATCATGACGCAATCCGACCCTCAGCAGTTCGATACCCCTCCTCCATCCTGGTCCGAAGACTACCGTTTTAAGACCTTCGACGACTTCGAGCAGTTGATTTTCAAGTACGTCGTTCCGTGGATGACGAACCCCGAACGCTATGCCCAGACAGTCGAGGAACTCTTCAAGGTTCGCCGTGCCGAGAACACTCGTTACATGGAATTCAGCTTCGCCGGGATCGCTCTGGAATTCACCGGTCTCTCCGCTCGCGAAATCGCGAAATCCATCAAGGCAGTCGTGCCTGAAGATATAGAAGCACGGCTTTATATCGGTCTACATCATGGGGGATTCTCCAAAAATCAAGATCGCTATTTGAGCGAGATATTGGATACGCCGGAAATCGACGGAATCGATTTGCACGGCCCAGAGGAATTCCCCCTGCAGGATTGGTCGAAGGAGTTTTGGAAAGCAGCCAAATCCGCCGGAAAAGCACTCAAAGCTCACGCTGGAGAACTCTCGGGACCGAGCTCCGTCAGAGAAGCGATCGAGGACCTTGGGGTCACCAAAATTCAACATGGAATCAACGCGGTCAAAGACCCAGGCGTTCTCGATCTCGCCGTTCAATCCGGAGCTAGTTTCGACATCTGTCCAATCAGCAACGTAAAACTCCAAAACGTATCCCAGATGTCGGCCCATCCCCTTTTCGAAATCGAAGCCGCTGGTATTCCCTGCACCCTAAATACAGATGATCCGTTCATTTTCGGCAACACGTTGACTGATGACTACCTGGCCGTCGCCCAGGGTTTGAATGCCACGCCTGAACAACTCGCTCAGTTTGCCAGGAATAGCTTTACAACCGCTGACCTTCCGGATCACGCAAAGAAAGAGGCGATAGCGGAAATCGATACCCGGCTGCAAACCCATCTCGAGCGCTCCCACTAAATCGCGCCCCGGCTGGCAAAAGGCGTCTCAATCCCTTCAGCCGGAGGTCCAAGTAGACTCGCCGGTGCTTTCAGATTGCTCGCTGGCGAACGCAGCCACGTAGCCTCCAATCCCGGCTGATAGAACGCCTCCTATCAGTTGCCTCCCCAAAGACAGCCTACCAGTTAGAAACCAAATAGGTCGTTGTCTTGGCGGATGAGTAAGCGGCGATCGGACCGTAGGTCAGATAGTCGTCGCTTGGCGTCGCCTGGGCTAAGTTGCTTCCCGATCGCACTACTAGAAACGGCGTCCCAAAGTGTCCGCACACCAATGCGAAGGTTGCGGATTCCATTTCCATGATGTCCACATTCATCGATCGCAACACGTCGATACGACTTTGTGGCACTCCAAAAAAGTCCCCTGAAGTAACCCGACCAGGACCGATTTTCACGCTATAGCTTTCTCCATCTACTTCTACCGAGTGCTTCTCATAAGTCTCTATCAGTTTCAGGGCTTTAGCATGCATTTCAGAGGGTATCCCGAAATCGTTATCCAAGAGCGGAGCCTCATTGGGAACGGAAGGTGGCTGCAGGCCTGCCATAGTAATACCGGCCTCGCCCAAGCTTCCGTAGTCGTGGAGAAAAACGCTCGTTGGCAGAATAACGTCTCCCGTTCTGAGTTGGGGATTTATGCGAGCGCCGGTCCCTGTCATAAAGGCTGCATCCGGCTTGAACTCTTGCAGGAACAAAGCTGTTACCATTCCCGTGTAGGATTTTCCAACGCCGGTCAATGACACGACAACCAGATTTTCTCCCAGTCTCCCTTCAAAATATTCCAATCCAGCCAGCTCCCCTCTTTCGCGATCAGCCAAGGCCGCGATGATAGATTTGGTCTCCTGAGGCACCGCCCCAAGAACCAAATAAAGAGGCTCTCGATCGTCAGCTGCTAGCGTCGTCATGAAACCGAAAAAAAAGGATGCGATTAGCGAGGCGCGAATCATGACCGCCCTACAGCATTAGCCCTGCCAATGTGGCTAGATCTTGGCAAAAGGGATTCGATTGCAGACCCAACCAAGATCGGTCTCACTTGACCTATGCCCGACAATGCTCAACTGGACATATTCCAATTCGCCTTGCTAGTCTCTGATTATGACGAAGCTATCCACTACTACACCGAAGTTCTCGGATTCGACCTTATTGAGGATACCGATCTGGGCAGTGGCAAACGATGGGTGCGCGTCGCCCCCGCAGGATCCAGTTGCTCTTTGCTATTGGCAAAAGCTAAAAACGAGAATCAGGCCCGATACATCGGAAATCAGACTGGCGGACGGGTTTTCCTGTTTATGCGTACCGACGATTTTCAGAACGTCTATCGGAGCTACAGGAAAAAGAACGTACGCTTCGTGGAAGAACCTCGCGATGAAGCCTTCGGACAGGTCGTCGTGTTCGAAGATCTGTATGGAAACTTGTGGGACTTGATCGGGGAAAAGAAAACGTAAAGCCGTTTGCGCCTGCCGCGACTTTTCTTCTTCGGTTCGCCACTCTGCTCAAAAATCCACCCCAAGGGGCGGGGCAAAGCAAAAAAGGGCGCTCAATTTCGATCAACCTCCGCTGACGGCCGGCGTATCGAACTTGGCGCCGTTATAGCTAATGCGAGAGGAGATGCTACCTTTGCGGGAAAAAGATGGACTCATAATGCTGCGCGGTGCCTTGCTAAATCCCCTAAGCGACACCGAGTGCGAATACTATTTCGACGCGCTGATCGTCGCCCGTTCAGTGCATGGAGTTACGACCATAGAAGAGGTCGGAGAGGCCAGCGACATCGCTCAACAGCACGGCTGGCACCTAGAGGAGTTTCCGCAATCGGAAGGCGTTATTCTTCCCGCGTTCTACGACATCCATTTTCATTGGGTCCAAGACGATGTTCGCCACAAGCCGAAGACGTCGCTACTGGAATGGCTCGAAACGCACACGTTTCCCGAAGAAGCACGCTTTTCCGAATCCGCCTACTGCGAAACAAAGGCCGCCTACTTTTGGTCGCGCATCATCGCTACTGGTACGATTGGCGGACTGTGCTACAGTTCCATTCATTCCACCGCTTTGGAAGCCGCGATGCGCCACGCCCCTGACGGCTTTCGCATCGGAAATGTTCTCATGAACATGAGCTGCCCCGAATACCTGAAGCAATCGACGGAAGACGCGATTCAATCCATTCATGACGGAGCCAACGCCTACGAAAATCGCTACTGCGTCACCCCTCGCTTCGCTCCCACTACCAGTCCCGATCTCATGTCCGCGGGTGCCCGACTGGCAAAGGAAAACGGGTTGTTCATGCAGACCCATCTGTGCGAGACAAATGACGAAATAAAACACACACTCAATCTTTACAAAAATATTCCGGGTTTTGAAGACATTCACACCTACACTGAAATCTACGCTCGCTGTGATTTGCTTGGACCGAAAACCATAATGGGCCACTCTATACACTTTGAACAGGGTGAATGGTATATGCTTGCTAGATCTGACACCGCGATTGCAAGCTGTCCAACCTCTAACGCGCCCATAGAAGACTTGGGCCTTGGATCAGGCTTATTTGACTTTGAAAAAGCCGAAGCCGAGGGAATTCGCTGGGCACTTGGCTCTGATATTGGAGGCGGTCCCTATTTATGTATGTTCGATGTCATTGACTCTTTTGAACGGCAGAATCGTGCTGCCGGAAAAAACGGCAATCACCACATCAGAGCACTTTACAGATCCACCCTGGCCAGTGCAGGAATCCTCGGCTTCGGTGACCATCGAGGTAATTTATCTGTGGGCAAACGACTAGATTGTATCCAATGCACGGCAAAGCGGGGAATTGAGCCGGATGCAACCTCTGCGAGTGTGCTAAAAGCGGTTATAGGACAAGCTTCTGAACGAGGACGATTTGAGGAACTGGTTTTGTCGACTGTTGTCAATGGGGCAATTATCTATGAAGCCTCAAGGTAATCTAGACAGCGGATCGCTAATTACCCAGTCGTCTGGTAGGGATCAATACAACGGTTTCTGGGGAACAGCTTGTAGTGAACTAGTCCAAGGAAGAATGGTCCTAATGATAATTGTCGCCCGCTGCCGAAAAGGCTCGCCTGGAACTCCTGGTGCAAAGATGCTAATCCTAGAAGGAGGGAGAACTGTTGGCACCATAGGAGGTGGGATCATGGAGGCTCGGGCTCAAGAACGAGCAAGGACTGCATTTTTTTCCAGCAGTTACGAACCGAAGCTTGTCGAGGTGGATCATTTTCTAGGTTCAGAGCAATCGTCCGGCTTGGTTTGTGGTGGAGGGCAAACAAACATAATTGTACGGCTCTCCCCTAGCCAAGATCTGGATACAATAAGAAAATTTGTTTTAAATTTAATTTCAGACATGCCTTCAGTTATAGAGATCAGCCCTCAAGGCATCAAACTAACTGATCACGTTAGCTCTTCTTTTTTTCATCAAAGACTGATTCAAAAAGGAGATTGCTGGAAATTCGAATTAGGCTCAGTGAACCTCAAGCGTTGTGCAATCTACGGGGCTGGTCACTGTGGCCAAGCTCTTTCCAGACAATTAAATTGGTTAGGTTACAGTGTAAAGATTTTTG
Coding sequences within it:
- a CDS encoding VOC family protein, with protein sequence MPDNAQLDIFQFALLVSDYDEAIHYYTEVLGFDLIEDTDLGSGKRWVRVAPAGSSCSLLLAKAKNENQARYIGNQTGGRVFLFMRTDDFQNVYRSYRKKNVRFVEEPRDEAFGQVVVFEDLYGNLWDLIGEKKT
- a CDS encoding adenosine deaminase family protein is translated as MKRQSQLNAFLQSLPKAEHHLHIEGACPWEIMTQSDPQQFDTPPPSWSEDYRFKTFDDFEQLIFKYVVPWMTNPERYAQTVEELFKVRRAENTRYMEFSFAGIALEFTGLSAREIAKSIKAVVPEDIEARLYIGLHHGGFSKNQDRYLSEILDTPEIDGIDLHGPEEFPLQDWSKEFWKAAKSAGKALKAHAGELSGPSSVREAIEDLGVTKIQHGINAVKDPGVLDLAVQSGASFDICPISNVKLQNVSQMSAHPLFEIEAAGIPCTLNTDDPFIFGNTLTDDYLAVAQGLNATPEQLAQFARNSFTTADLPDHAKKEAIAEIDTRLQTHLERSH
- a CDS encoding amidohydrolase family protein; the protein is MLPLREKDGLIMLRGALLNPLSDTECEYYFDALIVARSVHGVTTIEEVGEASDIAQQHGWHLEEFPQSEGVILPAFYDIHFHWVQDDVRHKPKTSLLEWLETHTFPEEARFSESAYCETKAAYFWSRIIATGTIGGLCYSSIHSTALEAAMRHAPDGFRIGNVLMNMSCPEYLKQSTEDAIQSIHDGANAYENRYCVTPRFAPTTSPDLMSAGARLAKENGLFMQTHLCETNDEIKHTLNLYKNIPGFEDIHTYTEIYARCDLLGPKTIMGHSIHFEQGEWYMLARSDTAIASCPTSNAPIEDLGLGSGLFDFEKAEAEGIRWALGSDIGGGPYLCMFDVIDSFERQNRAAGKNGNHHIRALYRSTLASAGILGFGDHRGNLSVGKRLDCIQCTAKRGIEPDATSASVLKAVIGQASERGRFEELVLSTVVNGAIIYEASR
- a CDS encoding LOG family protein; protein product: MPIVRLSGTVEGECDANRESRARMLYTLFANGWDIYNSNGDQRITLSNIERKIQESDAFVFMPGASLEDLFKAVSIFVGYQTLDPHLFGKATSILNTDDSWDPLLELLDNLQEIGAIRQDYRQFLLIAQSPSEVLKCVDRVRVEGLPDVGREKVTTNHSDSFSNPRPEDYRANVCIFCSASMENPSYLSEGYELGRLLAENKLGCVSGAGTTGVMGEVVKGAAEAGGWVAGSNVPHIIELEGLPEGLSAFWLTPDIYTRMEAMIENSDKFVIFPGGAGTVQEMFALLILKAAENPMMKGKSIIIYNRPVAGSTDGYWDRLLVLLEPWKDANLFAVETELDGLIDNLGNLNGKA
- a CDS encoding 5'-methylthioadenosine/S-adenosylhomocysteine nucleosidase; amino-acid sequence: MTTLAADDREPLYLVLGAVPQETKSIIAALADRERGELAGLEYFEGRLGENLVVVSLTGVGKSYTGMVTALFLQEFKPDAAFMTGTGARINPQLRTGDVILPTSVFLHDYGSLGEAGITMAGLQPPSVPNEAPLLDNDFGIPSEMHAKALKLIETYEKHSVEVDGESYSVKIGPGRVTSGDFFGVPQSRIDVLRSMNVDIMEMESATFALVCGHFGTPFLVVRSGSNLAQATPSDDYLTYGPIAAYSSAKTTTYLVSNW
- a CDS encoding XdhC family protein, producing MVLMIIVARCRKGSPGTPGAKMLILEGGRTVGTIGGGIMEARAQERARTAFFSSSYEPKLVEVDHFLGSEQSSGLVCGGGQTNIIVRLSPSQDLDTIRKFVLNLISDMPSVIEISPQGIKLTDHVSSSFFHQRLIQKGDCWKFELGSVNLKRCAIYGAGHCGQALSRQLNWLGYSVKIFDARLEKRLELSASGIDSSNIGHPNETPTIVQFPRHTSAIVMTHTYQTDVDALEFALKMDFRFIGLMGTPPKLNRIYKTLTGRGFNRAQLTNITCPVGIAIGSDTPEEIAVSVAAQILQTQKTGNESR